The following proteins are co-located in the Vicia villosa cultivar HV-30 ecotype Madison, WI unplaced genomic scaffold, Vvil1.0 ctg.000864F_1_1, whole genome shotgun sequence genome:
- the LOC131631821 gene encoding uncharacterized protein LOC131631821 produces MLAGSIGQIPQANAGNRNGDDDEYRALGRFQRNNPLVFEGEHEPDKAQAWLKAIEKIFRVMNCTDAQRVQFGTHMLEKEAEDWWNNTLQRFEEDGIEVTWDLFRDVFLENYFPEDCRGKKEVEFLELKQGNGTVAVYAAKFQELIKYCPHYNTANAERSKCLKFVNGLRHDIKKAIGYQQITRFTELVNKSRIYDEDSRESASIYKSLKGKNQDRGKPYDDKRKQAGFGKKPSWGGSSTSPKCFKCGVEGHKAAECKKEVTTCFKCGKYGHIATNCRGGSNVTCFNCGEKGHVSTKCDKPKKEQAKGKVFALSGAGATTDERLIQGSGV; encoded by the coding sequence ATGTTGGCTGGCTCCATTGGTCAGATTCCTCAAGCGAATGCTGGTAACCgaaatggagatgatgatgagtaccgtgctttagggagattccagaggaacaatcctcttgTTTTTGAAGGTGAACATGAACctgataaagctcaagcttggctgaaggcgattgagaagatcttCAGAGTTATGAACTGTACTGATGCTcagagagtgcagtttggtactcatatgctggaaaaggaagctgaagATTGGTGGAACAACACTCTTCAGAGGTTTGAAGAAGATGGCATTGAggttacttgggatcttttccgtgatgtcttcttggagaactattttcctgaagattgtcgtgggaagaaagaggtggagttccttgagttgaagcaaggaaatggtaccgTTGCTGTTTATGCTGCTAAGTTTCaggagcttatcaagtattgtccccACTATAATACTGCTAATGCTGAGAGATCTaaatgtttgaagtttgtgaatggctTGAGACATGATATAAAGAAGGCTattggttaccaacagattacccgttttactgagttggttaacaagagtcggatttatgatgaggatagtagagaGAGTGCCTCTATCTACAAGAGTCTGAAAGGAAAGAATCAGgatcgtgggaaaccgtatgatgacaagaggaaacaagccggttttggcaagaagccaagttgGGGAGGATCTTCTACTTCACCTAAGTGTTTCAAATGTGGAGTTGAGGGTCATAAAGCTGCTGAGTGCAAGAAAGAGGTtactacttgtttcaagtgtggcaagtatGGTCACATAGCTACTAATTGTAGAGGTGGTTCGAatgtgacttgtttcaactgtggagagAAAGGCCACGTTAGTACAAAATGtgacaagccaaagaaggagcaagcaaAAGGAAAAGTGTTCGCATTGTCTGGTGCAGGAGCCACTACTGATGAGAGGCTAATTCAAG